One stretch of Pseudoalteromonas shioyasakiensis DNA includes these proteins:
- the mdoH gene encoding glucans biosynthesis glucosyltransferase MdoH: MSGIQTTSNSKELKATAMPFKKTRAWLFSSLALTITAYGVWIMFDILNSNGMTPLEYALLALFTVTFAWIVTAFCSGCMGFILQLFRIDPLTLKRQKPIEINQHALSQTKTAIVMPIYNEDTERVIAGFEVSLRSLAKTGQMPHYDFYLLSDTQNPEIARNELKAWNALTERLGDLAKHTFYRRREDNKHRKVGNLTDFCERWGSQYDHMVVLDADSIMTGQCMLELTSSMISNPKSGLIQTIPIPVRQDTFFGRFLQFASILYSPMLATGSAFWQTNQANYWGHNAIIRVEAFTKCCGLPVLKGNAPFGGEILSHDFVEASLLHRSGWDVLLLSDIEGSYEEVPSNILDYAIRDRRWVQGNIQHLGLLPKSGLKLMSKMHFLFGATAYISSLIWLSMLALSTLDAVTRALNSDVYFNHAYQLFPTWQIAKTDLIDSLLFITAVLLLLPKLMGVIVTLVHRNKAFGGTMKLIAGSLIETIFAIVIAPLMMVFHSYFVVCVFLGKKVSWDAQPREGRMVPWKEAIGYTLFSTITAIIWGSVAYYYTPTFFWWLSPILVGLILAAPIVRYSSSIGLGVKMRKMGLFLCPSEVENDDTLAALRVHQQEIALPKDEHANFSVPTLPNEYPTVMPIQSFKAPSGKKRKQVRLAQKRIKAKLFAKS, translated from the coding sequence ATAGTAAAGAATTAAAGGCAACAGCAATGCCATTTAAGAAAACCCGCGCTTGGCTTTTTTCGAGCCTAGCGCTCACCATTACCGCTTACGGCGTGTGGATCATGTTCGATATTTTAAATTCTAACGGCATGACACCGCTTGAGTACGCTTTACTAGCATTATTTACAGTTACCTTCGCGTGGATCGTTACAGCTTTTTGTAGTGGCTGCATGGGCTTCATCCTGCAATTATTTCGTATTGACCCTTTAACCTTAAAACGTCAAAAGCCAATCGAAATTAATCAGCATGCCTTGAGCCAAACTAAAACAGCCATTGTTATGCCTATCTACAACGAGGATACAGAGCGTGTAATCGCAGGTTTTGAGGTAAGTTTACGCTCGCTGGCTAAAACAGGGCAAATGCCACATTATGATTTTTACTTGCTCAGTGACACCCAAAACCCTGAAATTGCACGTAATGAACTTAAAGCGTGGAATGCACTTACTGAGCGCTTAGGTGATTTAGCTAAGCACACTTTTTATCGTCGCCGTGAAGACAATAAACACCGTAAAGTAGGTAATTTAACTGACTTTTGCGAACGTTGGGGCAGCCAATACGATCACATGGTTGTACTTGATGCCGATAGCATTATGACGGGTCAATGTATGCTTGAGCTGACTTCTAGCATGATCAGTAATCCAAAATCAGGTTTGATCCAAACTATTCCCATCCCAGTTCGCCAAGACACTTTTTTTGGTCGCTTTTTACAGTTTGCATCCATTTTATATAGCCCAATGTTGGCAACAGGGTCTGCTTTTTGGCAAACAAACCAAGCAAATTACTGGGGTCACAATGCGATTATTCGCGTTGAAGCATTCACTAAATGCTGCGGTTTGCCTGTTCTAAAAGGCAATGCCCCATTTGGTGGTGAAATCTTAAGCCATGACTTCGTAGAAGCTTCACTTCTACATCGTAGTGGTTGGGATGTGTTACTGCTTAGTGATATTGAAGGTAGCTACGAAGAAGTACCAAGTAACATTCTCGATTACGCAATCCGTGATAGACGTTGGGTGCAAGGTAATATCCAGCATTTAGGTTTATTGCCTAAATCGGGTCTTAAGCTAATGAGTAAAATGCATTTTTTATTTGGTGCCACAGCATATATCTCATCGTTAATTTGGTTATCTATGCTGGCATTAAGCACATTAGATGCGGTGACTCGTGCACTTAATAGCGACGTGTACTTTAACCATGCTTATCAGCTTTTCCCAACTTGGCAAATTGCCAAAACTGACTTAATTGATTCGTTGTTATTTATTACTGCAGTGCTGTTATTACTACCTAAATTAATGGGTGTTATTGTGACTTTAGTTCACCGTAATAAGGCCTTTGGTGGCACTATGAAGCTAATTGCAGGTTCACTAATCGAAACGATTTTTGCGATAGTGATTGCACCGCTAATGATGGTATTTCATAGCTATTTTGTAGTGTGCGTATTTTTAGGTAAAAAAGTAAGTTGGGATGCACAGCCTCGGGAAGGCAGAATGGTGCCGTGGAAAGAAGCGATTGGTTATACATTATTTTCGACTATTACGGCGATTATTTGGGGCTCGGTTGCTTACTATTACACACCGACTTTCTTTTGGTGGTTATCACCGATTTTAGTGGGCCTTATTTTGGCAGCACCAATTGTGCGCTACTCAAGCAGCATCGGCTTAGGTGTTAAAATGCGTAAAATGGGTTTATTTTTATGCCCAAGCGAAGTTGAAAACGATGATACCTTAGCGGCACTTCGTGTACACCAACAAGAAATTGCTTTGCCTAAAGATGAACACGCTAACTTTAGTGT